In one window of Holosporales bacterium DNA:
- the tkt gene encoding transketolase encodes MNFKEMTNAVRFLAADMIENAGSGHPGVALGFADVASILFRDFLKFDPEDHLRPDRDRLIVSAGHASALLYALMFLTGYKGITLEDIKSFRKKGSKCGGHPEYGLLEGVESTTGPLGQGLANAVGMAVAERTKGNGNFAYVIAGDGDLMEGISHEAASFAGAIGLSRLIVLFDDNHITIDGPTDITCKDDVRMRFGAYNWHYQSIDGHNEQEIIAAISAAQNDLRPSIIACRTTIGYGAPTKAGTSGCHGSPLGKDEVAQMRKAFSWTAEPFVIPADILSAWRQVGSRRRTFAANKSDAVSPDEVKKIITQVKKEFASSQKPTATRKASQSVISALSPILPGLIGGSADLTPSNGTQGKDMRVITAENHHGQYIHYGIREHAMGGIMNGLALYDENIIPYGGTFLCFSDYMRASVRMSAMMKLGVIYVFTHDSIGVGEDGPTHQPIEQLTGLRFIPGINVMRPADSIETAECWELAVKNRHVPSALILSRQDLPQMNDYRDENLCSFGAYILGKAAEQSSSNRDLTLLATGSEVSLALSVSKLLLSEGINVAVVSMPCCELFDQQSQEYKTKVLGCAPVVSLEAGSTAMWAKYTGSIDRCIGIDDFGISAPCSDVYEHFGLTPQHIADRCRAVLRST; translated from the coding sequence TTTTTAAAGTTCGATCCTGAAGACCATTTGCGTCCAGATCGGGACAGGCTGATTGTTTCGGCTGGACATGCCAGCGCGCTGCTGTATGCGCTTATGTTTTTGACTGGATATAAGGGGATAACGCTTGAAGATATAAAAAGCTTTCGCAAGAAGGGATCAAAGTGCGGCGGACATCCTGAGTATGGCTTGCTGGAAGGGGTAGAGTCAACAACAGGGCCGCTGGGGCAGGGCTTAGCGAATGCGGTTGGAATGGCTGTGGCTGAAAGGACAAAGGGGAATGGTAATTTCGCTTACGTTATCGCCGGGGACGGGGATCTTATGGAGGGAATCTCACACGAAGCGGCCTCGTTTGCGGGGGCCATAGGGCTTAGCCGGCTTATAGTACTGTTTGACGATAACCATATCACTATTGACGGTCCAACAGATATAACCTGCAAGGACGATGTTCGTATGCGCTTTGGCGCTTATAACTGGCATTATCAAAGTATAGACGGCCATAATGAGCAAGAGATTATCGCTGCAATCTCGGCGGCACAAAATGACCTTAGGCCGTCAATTATCGCCTGCAGAACGACGATTGGTTACGGCGCGCCGACAAAAGCTGGCACTTCCGGCTGCCATGGTTCGCCTTTAGGGAAGGATGAAGTGGCGCAGATGCGTAAGGCCTTCAGTTGGACAGCAGAGCCGTTTGTAATTCCCGCTGATATTCTTTCAGCCTGGCGGCAAGTTGGCTCGCGACGCAGAACTTTTGCAGCCAATAAATCAGATGCCGTTTCACCAGATGAAGTAAAAAAGATCATAACGCAGGTGAAAAAAGAGTTTGCGAGCAGCCAAAAGCCCACAGCAACCCGTAAAGCATCGCAAAGTGTGATAAGCGCTTTGTCTCCAATCTTGCCGGGGCTGATTGGCGGATCTGCAGACCTGACCCCGTCCAACGGCACGCAAGGCAAAGACATGCGCGTCATAACCGCAGAGAACCACCACGGCCAATACATACATTACGGCATCCGTGAGCACGCCATGGGCGGCATTATGAACGGCTTGGCGCTGTATGATGAAAACATTATCCCTTATGGCGGCACATTTCTGTGCTTTTCCGACTACATGCGCGCAAGCGTCAGGATGAGCGCGATGATGAAGCTTGGGGTTATATACGTTTTCACCCACGATTCAATTGGGGTAGGCGAAGACGGTCCGACTCATCAACCTATTGAGCAGCTTACAGGACTGCGGTTTATACCAGGGATAAATGTAATGCGTCCGGCGGACAGTATTGAAACCGCTGAATGTTGGGAATTGGCCGTAAAAAACCGCCATGTGCCGTCTGCGCTTATCCTGTCGCGTCAGGATTTGCCGCAGATGAATGATTATAGAGATGAAAATTTATGCAGTTTTGGCGCTTATATATTGGGAAAAGCCGCTGAGCAATCATCGAGTAACAGAGACCTGACTTTGCTTGCCACCGGCTCAGAAGTAAGCCTTGCTTTATCTGTGAGTAAATTACTGCTTAGCGAAGGCATTAACGTTGCAGTGGTATCAATGCCCTGTTGTGAGCTGTTTGACCAGCAAAGCCAGGAATACAAGACAAAGGTGCTTGGTTGCGCCCCAGTAGTATCTTTGGAGGCTGGCTCCACCGCAATGTGGGCAAAATATACCGGTAGTATAGACCGCTGTATAGGTATCGACGACTTCGGTATCTCAGCCCCATGCAGCGACGTATACGAACATTTCGGCCTTACGCCTCAACACATCGCTGACAGGTGTAGGGCAGTACTGCGGTCTACTTAA
- a CDS encoding outer membrane lipoprotein carrier protein LolA — translation MIKNLKIVLVVFAVFCCKAYSNPVSAEEREFYISQIESFFDSIKAMKAKFIEVSSTKGVASGVFMIMRPYMKVQYENPHQNVIIADGKNLYHWDSQLEEQSKYDIISSPIAALLGKKLNLKKDTVVKAVKQDSAKVWISLSLTAYSGVKSIVLVFAKKPFSLIQWILINDRNDTVEVTLQDINLKAKLSQADFSMK, via the coding sequence ATGATCAAAAACCTAAAAATTGTTCTGGTCGTTTTTGCCGTCTTTTGCTGTAAAGCTTATTCAAATCCAGTAAGCGCCGAAGAACGAGAGTTCTATATATCTCAAATAGAATCATTTTTTGACAGCATCAAGGCAATGAAGGCTAAGTTCATTGAAGTAAGCAGTACAAAAGGCGTCGCGTCAGGCGTCTTCATGATAATGCGACCGTATATGAAGGTACAGTACGAAAATCCGCACCAGAATGTGATTATTGCAGACGGCAAGAACCTTTACCACTGGGACAGTCAGCTGGAAGAACAGTCCAAATATGATATAATTTCATCCCCTATCGCCGCCTTACTTGGTAAAAAATTAAACTTAAAAAAAGACACGGTTGTTAAGGCGGTTAAACAAGACTCTGCCAAAGTATGGATTAGCCTCAGCCTCACGGCCTACTCGGGCGTAAAGTCAATTGTGTTGGTCTTTGCTAAAAAGCCATTTTCGCTTATTCAATGGATACTGATAAACGATCGTAATGATACTGTTGAAGTTACTTTGCAAGATATCAATCTTAAAGCTAAGCTTAGCCAAGCTGATTTCAGCATGAAATAG
- the radC gene encoding DNA repair protein RadC, whose protein sequence is MKELSSGHRKRLKERFAKAGGDGIYDYELLEMLLYLAIPRKNTKPIAKLLIEKFKTLRGVLYADPSLLKNSHRIGDASIHVFALIKECIIRSSREEITKTDLISSFDKVVNYCQLSMGCLTREQLKILFLDNKNYLISDEVLQEGTINSTALYPREILKRAFDNAAASMIIVHNHPSGDPTPSARDIEITKTLIELGKQVCLKVQDHIIIGRQRYKSLRRLGLMD, encoded by the coding sequence ATGAAAGAATTATCCAGCGGACATCGCAAGCGGCTTAAAGAACGATTTGCAAAAGCTGGCGGAGATGGGATCTATGACTATGAGCTTTTAGAAATGCTGTTGTATTTGGCAATTCCACGCAAGAATACTAAGCCGATTGCCAAACTGCTTATTGAGAAATTTAAGACCCTTAGAGGTGTGCTGTATGCAGACCCCAGTTTGCTTAAGAATTCACACAGAATTGGCGATGCATCCATACACGTTTTTGCTCTGATTAAAGAATGCATTATAAGATCTTCGCGGGAAGAGATAACCAAAACAGACCTTATAAGCTCGTTTGACAAGGTTGTTAATTACTGTCAGCTGTCGATGGGTTGCCTTACGCGTGAGCAGCTGAAGATTCTGTTTCTCGACAATAAGAATTACTTAATCTCTGACGAGGTCTTGCAGGAAGGAACCATTAACAGCACGGCCCTGTATCCTCGCGAGATTTTAAAGCGGGCGTTTGATAACGCCGCCGCCTCAATGATTATAGTTCACAATCACCCAAGCGGCGATCCAACGCCTTCTGCGCGCGATATAGAAATAACAAAAACCTTAATAGAGCTGGGCAAGCAAGTATGTTTGAAAGTACAAGATCATATTATTATCGGCCGTCAAAGATACAAGTCACTGAGACGCTTAGGGCTTATGGACTGA
- the map gene encoding type I methionyl aminopeptidase, translating into MTDSFTGMRAAGKLAAMTLDFITPYVQAGVTTEYLDEICHRFMTDNGAIPATLGYNGYPKSTCISLNEVVCHGIPSPRKLADGDILNIDVTAILYGWHGDTSRMFYVGAPSVAARQLVESTYKAMMLGINAVRPGTTTGDIGHAIQTYVESKNYSVVRDFCGHGIGREFHTEPSVLHFGRPKKGAVLHEGMTFTIEPMVNLGKRNVVILDDDWTAVTADGSLSAQFEHTVGVTKSGVEIFTLSPRGFNFPPYSSV; encoded by the coding sequence ATGCGTGCTGCTGGGAAATTGGCGGCAATGACGCTTGATTTCATAACCCCTTATGTGCAGGCCGGCGTTACAACCGAATATTTAGATGAAATTTGTCATAGATTTATGACGGACAATGGTGCCATACCGGCTACGCTGGGATACAATGGATACCCCAAATCAACTTGCATTTCCCTAAATGAAGTTGTGTGCCATGGCATTCCATCGCCAAGAAAGCTGGCGGATGGAGATATCCTGAATATTGACGTCACAGCTATTCTTTATGGCTGGCATGGCGATACAAGCAGGATGTTCTATGTTGGCGCGCCAAGCGTTGCAGCTCGGCAACTGGTTGAGTCAACTTACAAGGCCATGATGCTGGGAATCAATGCCGTCAGGCCAGGGACTACCACAGGCGATATTGGACACGCGATTCAGACATATGTTGAAAGCAAGAATTATTCGGTTGTAAGGGATTTCTGCGGTCATGGCATAGGACGTGAATTCCATACAGAGCCGTCTGTTTTGCATTTTGGTCGTCCTAAAAAAGGGGCAGTTTTGCACGAAGGTATGACATTTACGATTGAACCCATGGTTAACTTAGGAAAACGCAACGTTGTAATCCTTGATGATGATTGGACGGCGGTTACTGCGGACGGGTCGCTGTCCGCCCAGTTTGAGCACACAGTCGGTGTGACAAAATCTGGCGTAGAGATCTTCACTTTATCTCCCAGGGGGTTTAATTTTCCCCCATACAGCAGCGTTTAG